The Candidatus Manganitrophus noduliformans genome segment GTTCAAAAGGAGCTGTTTCACATGATCGAGGAGGCGCAGAGGGAGGTCCGGGGCCGGATGGCCCGGACCCGTTTCGTGGCCGAGTCGATCGTCACGGAGATCGAGACGCTGGAGCGCCTGGAACGGGCGATCACCAGCAGCCTGAAGAGGCACGATCTGGCCAAGGCGTACGACTTCGGAAAGAAGGGGAGATAGAAAATGGTCTATGAGATCCATACCTACGGAGGAGGAGAGGGGCTCTTCTTCATATTGAACGGCATCAAGATGATCTTTGGCTCCAGCGCCTATGTCACGCTGATCCGGATCGTCAGCGTCGCGGGGATTCTATTTGCCGTCGGCTACACAGCGATTTCGCAGCGGATCACGCCTCACTATTTCATGGCGTGGGCCCTGGCCTATCTGATGCTGTTTACCCCCAAGGCCGACGTGGCGATTGTGGATCACATCAAACCGGCCGGCAATCAGGTCATCACCAGGGTCCCGGCCTCGCTCGCGGTCATCAGTTCCTACTCTTCCTGGGTGGGGGATGCCCTGACCCGTCTGATGGAGCAGGCCTACTCCCTCCCGCCTGAGATCGGATCGCGTTCTTCAGGGAACGGGACGGCGATCAGTCTCATCCAATCGACCCTCCACGAGCGGATTGCAGAGCCCTATGTCTCTGCCAGCGCGCCGCAGTATATCCGGAACTGCGTCTTCTACGACGTCCTGGACGGAACCCGGCCCGCCAGCGCGATTCTGAAAAGCCCGAATCTCCTGGCCGACTTCGAGGTGGTTCATCCGAGCCGGTTCACCGAAACGCTGATCGATGAGGACGGTACGGAGATCACGGGCCATCCCGATGTGGTGACCTGCACAGAAGGATATCGGCGCCTCCGGCTGGGGCTCGGTACGATCTATCCCGCCTGGTGGGAGCGGTTTGCCCGGAACGTAGCTGGATCGGCCGGGGTCCCTCCGGAGACCGTCGGGTCGGTCCTTCCCCTCTCCTATGAAAGCCTGATGAACCTCGCCGCCACCCCTCAGGAGATCCTCTTTCAGTCGGCGATGATCCATGCCTACGATGAGGCCCTGGAGCTTCAGGCCAAACTGACCGGCTCCTCGACGGAGCTCCTCGGCATGATCCTCTCTCAGGCGGAATACCAGCAGACGAACGCCTGGTTCACGGCGGGGCAGATGGCGCGGGAATATCTTCCGGCCATGAGAAACCTCGCGGAGATCTTCATTCACGGCCTCTTCGTCGTCATCCTTCTCCTTGCGTTCACCCCACTCTTCCCCGCCGTCCTGAAGATGTTCGGCGTCGGCTTCCTCTGGCTCCAGCTCTGGGGCCCGATTCTTTCCATTATCAATTTTCAGGTGGCCCTCTGGACCCGGGAGGCGCTGCTGTCCACCGATCAGGTCACGATCATGACCCTCTATCAAATCGACTCCGCGCTGGCGGGGAAGCTGGCGCTCGCCTGGGGGATGTCGGCCGCCGCCGTGACCATTGCCTGGTGGATCGCCAACTTTTCTTTCAACGGTGTCGCCTCGGCCATCGCATCCGCGGCAGGGGTCTCGCAGTCGGCGGCCGGCCAGGCCGCATCCACCAGCGGGATGGGGAATATCAGCATGGGGAATGTCCATCTGAGCAGCATGACGGCGAACAAGGAGAACACCGCAGTGGAGAGGACGGCAGGATGGAGAGAGGAGCGGCACGGCGGGTGGATGGAGGGAGGATACGGGCCGGCCGCGTATACAAACATCACCCCCTGGACCGAGGAAGGGGCGGTCCGGGCGACCCTCAGCAACGTGGGGGGCGCGCTGAATCTCAAAGTGGACGATACCGATACACAGCTTCGCAAGACAGCCTACAACGATTCGAAGCAGCAGGTTCAGGAGATGTTCGGCTCCGAAGCGGCGCAGTTTCGCCAGACCCTGGCCCGGCAGTCGGAGCAGCAGGCCTCGTCCGGGACGGAGCAGGGTTACGGAGAGAGCATCGAGTCCGGACAATCGGCCCAGTGGCAGAGAACCAACCGGGCTGCAGACCGGGTGGCAAATCAGATTGCGGAGAAGTACGGCGTCTCGGCGGATACGGCAAGAGAGATCGCCGAGGAAGCCCTTTTCACGAAAGCGATCAGCGGGGAACTCGGATTTGATGGTTCGTTGGGACTTCACGCACCCGGGATTGGAGGGGCCGGAATCAAAGGAAAGGTGGAAGGAACATTAGGAGGTCAAAAACGCGGTGAGGAATCATCCGGTATTCAGGCAAAGAGGCAACACGCTTTTGACGAGGCCCTCAATTCCTTCACCGCACAAGAATCTGAGGAGGCCTGGTCGCTCCATGAGCAGGCCAGGCAGTCCGAGCAGGCCCGGCATGTACAATCGACTTCCACGGGAGGCCGGGAAAGCACGACGGCCGGCAGCGCCAGGGAGAGCCAGAGCCTGCAGGGCTTCCGGGAAGGGGTGGCCAGTCTGAACTCCCTTGCGCACGAGATCAGCCAGGCCGAAGGAAGGTCCATTGTCCTGAGCCAGGACCAGATACCGGGGTTCATCAACTACATCGGCAAACAGGGCGGGGAGCAGGAAAGCTTTGTGGTGCGGAAGGTGATCGATGCCGCGAGAGAAGGCCGTGTGGACGACACCCACATTGCAGGGAAAACAGTGGCAGACTGGATCCGGGAATACAAAACCGATCTTGACAGAAAGCACCTTGCCGGTCCCGAACGGGCGGAGCTTTTTGGAAAGGGATCTTCTCTGGAAAGAGGCGTGGACGCACGGATCAAGGGCGATAAAGATATGACCTCTCGCGAGCAGGGTCAAATCCGGTCCTGGGTGGAAGATCGTCAGACAGTGACACGCGATCAAATTGAGGGTGGAAAAAGCAACGTCAGCTCGAAGAGGGAGGGGGTCGAGCAGAAGGTGGAAGATACTCGCGGAAAGGCCGGAGCCGAAGTCGAGTCTGGAAAAGCTGGCATTTCTGAAAAGCAGGGGAAGATCAGCCAGGGAGGGGAAGCCCTGAAAGAGCGCGTAGAGAAATTTCAGGACCAAGGAGTCAACCTTAATCGGGTCGCAGGCGAAGCGGTGATACCGGATTTTGTCAAGGAAAAGCTGAACCTTCAGTGGATGGAGGGAGTGGGAAGCCAGCTCTCCCAGGGCCGCAGAGAGCTCTTTCCGGAAGGAGCCAATGTCCCTCACCCGAATTTCTACGGCGGGGGACCCAGCAAGGAAATTCTGGATCGGGCGCAACAGCATCCGGAAAAAACACTGGAAATGATCGATCAACAGCGGGAGGAGATGTACAAGAACTTAGAGAGTGTGTACCGGACGATAGAAAAGATGGATCATGTGGGAAAAGAAGAAGAGCGCTGATGATGTCGATCTGATCTAGCGGCGCCGGAATAGAGAGTACCTCTTAGAACCAATAACATGTCGGTCATTGTCTAAATCACGTTCCACTTTCTTCCAAGCGGACATTTCATCGTCCTCCCACAGGTGCATTTCCTCTTTCCCTGCCATTGTCCTGCCGCCCAGTTTCCTGCCGATATACGCGATAAGCAAGACGATTACGACACCCAGAGAAACTAAAATAAAAATTACCATAAGATTTTTCCTCGTTGGTCACCGCCTTGTGGCATCAAAGAATTGCGATATCATCATAACAGGAAATATAGCGTGAGCCAATCTGTGATGCCGTGAGGCGGTCCGCACTTCTCCATTCGCGTGAGAGTCTGTCCAGCAAGATGCTCATCCGTCGTCATTAAGAGTAAGGGTACAACAAAACGCATCAGGAATCAAATAATCCGTTACAATCACAGATACCTGGATTACTTGCGATGTGAGGATGGGTGATTCTGGACATCGAACGTCTCTCTTTCTTTTTGGAAAGAATGCCACAGTTCAGAGGTTCATAAAAGGGCTTTTATCAACGAGGGAGTCTCCCCGACCTATATCAATCAGATCTCAAGTTCTACGAATACCGCCGCGTGGTCAGAGGCATGCTCCCCCTTCTTTCTGATTTTGGAGTTCTGCTCATCGAGTTTGAGACCAGGGGTGGTGGAGAGCATCCCGCTCCGGTCAATGAAGGGGTTGCGGGCCTGCCCAGCCAGAGAACGTGAGAGGAGAATGTGGTCGAGCTGATTGTGTTCCTTGCCGCCCTTGTAGTAATGAGTCCAGCGATCCTGTGGCTGAAGTTTCTCAAAGGCGCTGGTCACCGGGAGTTCAAAGAGCGGTTGAAGGGGATCAGACCCCGGCGTATCATTCATATCCCCCAGGATAATATAAGCGCCCTCGCTATCTTTAAACCGCTCTTTGACCCGGTCCCGTACCGCCTCGGCCTGCCGTTTTCTCAAGGCATCGCTTGACCCCTTTTTTCCCACCTCCCGTTTGGACTTGAGGTGATTTACGAAGAGCGTGAAAAGTTTCTCCCTCTGATGGCTGTGAATGTCGACCTCCAGGAGATCCCGGGAGAAGATGTACCGTTCCCTCTGCCCTTGCGGCCTGAACTTGAGGTACTGATGGGTCCGGACATTGCCGATTGGAAGTTTGCTGAGCAGCCCGATGTCGATCCAGCGGGGGTCGTTCCCTTCGATCAGAAGTGCGTAGGGGTAGCGATATTTGAGGCAAGAACGGTTGAAGGACCGGAGGGTGTCGAGGTCATCCACTTCCTGTAAGGCCAGGACATCCGCATTGTTCTTCCTGATGACTTCTGAGAGCCTGTCCAGTTTTTCCTGGCTGAGCTTGATGTTCTTGAACCGCCTGTCTTTGGTGATGTCGAGGAAGTCGCTGGGAGGGGTTCCATAGGGGAT includes the following:
- a CDS encoding endonuclease/exonuclease/phosphatase family protein, with the protein product MKIGSYNIENLIERFHEKYKSSRMKIPYGTPPSDFLDITKDRRFKNIKLSQEKLDRLSEVIRKNNADVLALQEVDDLDTLRSFNRSCLKYRYPYALLIEGNDPRWIDIGLLSKLPIGNVRTHQYLKFRPQGQRERYIFSRDLLEVDIHSHQREKLFTLFVNHLKSKREVGKKGSSDALRKRQAEAVRDRVKERFKDSEGAYIILGDMNDTPGSDPLQPLFELPVTSAFEKLQPQDRWTHYYKGGKEHNQLDHILLSRSLAGQARNPFIDRSGMLSTTPGLKLDEQNSKIRKKGEHASDHAAVFVELEI
- a CDS encoding conjugal transfer protein TraG N-terminal domain-containing protein, which translates into the protein MVYEIHTYGGGEGLFFILNGIKMIFGSSAYVTLIRIVSVAGILFAVGYTAISQRITPHYFMAWALAYLMLFTPKADVAIVDHIKPAGNQVITRVPASLAVISSYSSWVGDALTRLMEQAYSLPPEIGSRSSGNGTAISLIQSTLHERIAEPYVSASAPQYIRNCVFYDVLDGTRPASAILKSPNLLADFEVVHPSRFTETLIDEDGTEITGHPDVVTCTEGYRRLRLGLGTIYPAWWERFARNVAGSAGVPPETVGSVLPLSYESLMNLAATPQEILFQSAMIHAYDEALELQAKLTGSSTELLGMILSQAEYQQTNAWFTAGQMAREYLPAMRNLAEIFIHGLFVVILLLAFTPLFPAVLKMFGVGFLWLQLWGPILSIINFQVALWTREALLSTDQVTIMTLYQIDSALAGKLALAWGMSAAAVTIAWWIANFSFNGVASAIASAAGVSQSAAGQAASTSGMGNISMGNVHLSSMTANKENTAVERTAGWREERHGGWMEGGYGPAAYTNITPWTEEGAVRATLSNVGGALNLKVDDTDTQLRKTAYNDSKQQVQEMFGSEAAQFRQTLARQSEQQASSGTEQGYGESIESGQSAQWQRTNRAADRVANQIAEKYGVSADTAREIAEEALFTKAISGELGFDGSLGLHAPGIGGAGIKGKVEGTLGGQKRGEESSGIQAKRQHAFDEALNSFTAQESEEAWSLHEQARQSEQARHVQSTSTGGRESTTAGSARESQSLQGFREGVASLNSLAHEISQAEGRSIVLSQDQIPGFINYIGKQGGEQESFVVRKVIDAAREGRVDDTHIAGKTVADWIREYKTDLDRKHLAGPERAELFGKGSSLERGVDARIKGDKDMTSREQGQIRSWVEDRQTVTRDQIEGGKSNVSSKREGVEQKVEDTRGKAGAEVESGKAGISEKQGKISQGGEALKERVEKFQDQGVNLNRVAGEAVIPDFVKEKLNLQWMEGVGSQLSQGRRELFPEGANVPHPNFYGGGPSKEILDRAQQHPEKTLEMIDQQREEMYKNLESVYRTIEKMDHVGKEEER